Part of the Danaus plexippus chromosome 23, MEX_DaPlex, whole genome shotgun sequence genome is shown below.
AGTAATGATCTTTCAGTAATGAGCTTGTGAGGATCATGAACAGAAacgttgtttttttatcaactaCCCTTGTCTtgttgttgtaaaaaaaaaaatcctcctTCAACCATCATGGACactacttattatataatctatttaattcaAGTCGTACTTCGTTCATACCTTACATGTatctcttaaaattatactctATTATCAGCACTGTATCACGATTATATTCTCTTTTTGGTAATATTCTTGTTTGGTGTAATTGTGTTATTGAATTTCATTCTATAGTTTTTCTCCGGATACTGTTTTCAGATTGTTCGCTGAATTCGAGCTATGTTACGTGAGCGCGATGGTAAATGTCAAGACTCCACACGAATTTGAAGCCCAGCAGTTGATATGTGTCCTGTTCTCTGAGAGTCTAGGACGAGCTCTCAAACAAAGTCTGCTTACACAGGAACAGGTAATATGTTCCAGACTTTCCAAGTTAGTCTAGAGTCTGGGCTAAATAGCCTTATCTAatacgaatataaaattttgtaaacagaaAGGAGTTTTGCTTTATTAGTCTAGCTCGTATTATATTAGAGTAGAATTGgcatatttacaattaattttcatttttttttataaacaaacttaattctccgatttattaatagtatgataatatgttaaacattataatacgtttcaatatattcttatatttccAGGTGGATTCATATGATCCAGCGCTAATGTTCGCCGTTCCACGTCTCGCTATAGTCAGCGGTCTCTTGATATATTCTAGCGGACCTCTCAGTATAGATAGACCACCtggtgagtgtgtgtgtgggtgtgtgtgtgtgtgtgtgtgttctatgtgtgtgtgtgaagaTTGTTTTTATGAACTTATTACAGtagttttttgttaaagaCATGTTTGTACCCGtatgtacttttataataCGAGTCACTGTTTGTAttcatgtttatttcaaaacgtACAGCCGTTGATGAtcttttatttggttttgtgtCAGGTAAGGTACTATATCCTgggtttataataaatttgagcACTTGTGTTCCCTTCTGTTTTATGTATCGTATATCTTATATGTACTCAtgtgtttatatatgaaacattatacaaatatcatataaaacaagTAATGTATATGAATATCTTTGCAGAAGAAATGTCCGACATGTTCCGTCCCTTTCGCACCCTGCTTCATAAAATTCGCTCTCTTCTTTGGACTTTGGATCGGCGGGAGCTACTTGTGCTTGAGCGATTGTTATGTACCAACGAAGACGTGGCCAGTCTCGCCGGGCTTGATATACCCGGTTAGTATTTACTTCCTATACAGAGATACGTCCAATGAAACacgataaatattgtaaacaaactTTCTAAACTAAGCACAGCcgaaaaatcttaatatttttgtattttgagtATTGTCTGTTTCTTAAGAgtgctataaattaatatgctaaatattaaaatttccttaaatATACAGGATCcaaaatttgtttacatttaatatcacGTTTCGTTGTCATACCTTTACATAATAGTCCGAACTAATTAAGCCTTTATAGTTCAATTTTGATTTCCATGactttatatttgttagtaaatatgttttatgtatattccCAGCTGATGATTCAACAGCTGATTCATGCTATCCTGATATTGGTGAGTTCGTGTCTAAATTCTACGCGGATAACGTGCACTGCCGGGATCTATACACCCAGAGGTAATACATGGAACTGTATACAATAAACGtcaactaatataattatttttatataaacattaatcaaggcaatatgtttttaagccttttctaattatatgattaataaaaataataaaaaactaagtttttgCTTCAAATTTgttggattttatttatatgtcagTGTTTTTTGTTCGatagttcataaaaaaaagtctttgcattattttcgtacttatttttttttgtctgaaaTTTCAGTTCAAGCGAACATTTGATAACAGACGCCGATTACCTTCCCGACAACATTGAGGTTATGACTCCAATCATTGAAGGACTAAAACGTCTCACAGAGGATATCGATGAATCTGAACGAGAATCCATCGATATCGACAATAAACTCACGGATAAGGACAGCACTAGCACTGATACATTCCAGTCGACAGAGAGCAAGGAATTTGATAAAATGCGGAAGATTAGTAGGGCGGAAAGTGATTTATCGTCGCTGAGAAATCTATCGACGAATGGTCTCATGATGTTCGATCCATTGGTTATAAATGCGGTGTCAGCATCGACATCAGAACGACAAATCCCGGACCAAGATTTAGTCACATCACTAAACGAGCAAGTAACTGAAATAGCGGATAGATTATCATCTATAGTTAGTGATGTGGATATACACGATCACCAAATACACTCGTTCTCTACTAACGATGTGCCATCCTTGATATCGAATGAGAATTCTGAGGATTACGGCTTTAGTGGTCCAAGGAACGAACAGTTGAGTTGTATGCCATCCACTAGTCATGGTTATTTGATACCAAACGCTATAAGTCAGGAGCCCGTAGTACTAGCCTCACTCTCACACAATAACTCCGCTGTGTTCAACCAGGACGAAAGCACTGATATTAACGGCGCAATACTGAACTCTGATCTCCCATTAATACTGACCGATAATATTGACGCTGATATTGTAAATACTAATATATCAATAGCAAACGTGAATCTTAGTTCACTGTTGTTGACGAACGAGGAATTCAGACAGAATTTCATTGGAAACGAAAATGACGGTGACAATACAAGCTTCCATTCAGCAAAAATGACGATGGATAAAGATGAAAGGGTCAAATTTATGCTCGGCTACGACAGCGATCACGAGTCACCAGCCGATTCTGGTGTCAGTACTGAAAATACAAGCCTAGACAGATCGCCTGACACGGACCAGAATAAAGATATCAAATCAAACTATTTCATGCAACAGAACAGGGTATTAAAGAGTCCAATAGACGAGCGGTTACAGAAAGAAAACGTTCTAGAAAGTTCCTTCTCTGATGTAAGAGAcgatgttaatataaattacgttGAAGATGACACACAGAAGAATGAGGCGTCGTCTAGCGTTATTGATAGGTTGAGTGACGACGGCTTGAACGAAGCTACTAATGTTAATGTACAGAACTGGACCCCAAATGAAC
Proteins encoded:
- the LOC116774628 gene encoding lateral signaling target protein 2 homolog yields the protein MRLLYKSGPMESLRKWFYKPKRDDGSLLAQFFFADDALNMIAAELDSFDGRKDPERCSTLVNQLRHAQDRVLNITSQIMDQVLGDERVARGFRVKFPEDVLQDNLAGQLWFGAECLAAGSSIMNREEESAAMRPLAKALTRSLETVRSLLREQCLRPRGLALQDHDDMLHESLRIFDRLFAEFELCYVSAMVNVKTPHEFEAQQLICVLFSESLGRALKQSLLTQEQVDSYDPALMFAVPRLAIVSGLLIYSSGPLSIDRPPEEMSDMFRPFRTLLHKIRSLLWTLDRRELLVLERLLCTNEDVASLAGLDIPADDSTADSCYPDIGEFVSKFYADNVHCRDLYTQSSSEHLITDADYLPDNIEVMTPIIEGLKRLTEDIDESERESIDIDNKLTDKDSTSTDTFQSTESKEFDKMRKISRAESDLSSLRNLSTNGLMMFDPLVINAVSASTSERQIPDQDLVTSLNEQVTEIADRLSSIVSDVDIHDHQIHSFSTNDVPSLISNENSEDYGFSGPRNEQLSCMPSTSHGYLIPNAISQEPVVLASLSHNNSAVFNQDESTDINGAILNSDLPLILTDNIDADIVNTNISIANVNLSSLLLTNEEFRQNFIGNENDGDNTSFHSAKMTMDKDERVKFMLGYDSDHESPADSGVSTENTSLDRSPDTDQNKDIKSNYFMQQNRVLKSPIDERLQKENVLESSFSDVRDDVNINYVEDDTQKNEASSSVIDRLSDDGLNEATNVNVQNWTPNEPQDEIRTIEDVITGLRRHREADKKNTLEGTNEPNCSTSTRRKRKSSTKKKKKKMWSPGIVILDNRSNQNQSPLKLNLDHFVENTSCSTSECADDEQIALALQAQELAARRRARDKFKSSEDLIHRLFVCIAGVADQLQTNFAADLRNILKAVFLMNQTADVPESIEYQAGEDQVIQNGSSFDSVYSAEEVYADSNSDSTSEPSRVARRNTVNSTMNEPNVSDRRKSADTMQASVSTGDLTYRDDTSSSSVVERAPEWVPDIAAPACMRCSSHFTAFRRRHHCRNCGKVFCASCSSNSIPLPRFGQLKPVRVCEECYQTNCGRQTNR